In Nitrospirota bacterium, the following are encoded in one genomic region:
- a CDS encoding multicopper oxidase domain-containing protein: MGECSRGFRFVIGGLALVAWGLALAGPASAVTSTPVGPGVQCPNDLDNMPTGWSSGGAPGPEDNDRNGNGIFDADPNVKCVRLGVTDGTIRMSDGTFHYIFGFVDLTGVPEEHIVDYKYKANLPAPTIEVKEGQDLYITETNLGFFVRVDLADPHTLHFHGFPHAMAIFDGVPELSVMVPPYSDFTYYYKVNDPGTYPYHCHFEPTEHIQLGMVGTIIVKPAQDTPSATFAYNDGGLAPNTQYDVAYNLLLQELDAEKHHNLDTIQEGQTQWHTFRPHYYTLNGRSYPDTVVSRDAPCLPGCMYNREDYFSQPISSLITAQPNQRVLIRLVNLGFQTHTVTIPGIRMHVVGEDAKLLRGPDPDGAGPLVGKDLSFKKTVYSMAGGKTADIIIDTTGLNPGETYFLHARELNKQSGLSREDQLAGAQSENQNGMITEIRIVN; encoded by the coding sequence ATGGGTGAATGTTCGAGAGGTTTCAGGTTCGTAATCGGCGGACTCGCGCTGGTCGCGTGGGGGCTGGCCCTTGCTGGTCCGGCTTCCGCGGTGACTTCAACGCCCGTGGGCCCTGGTGTGCAGTGCCCGAACGATCTCGACAATATGCCGACCGGTTGGTCGTCAGGGGGCGCTCCGGGTCCGGAGGACAATGACCGGAACGGCAACGGGATCTTTGATGCCGACCCCAACGTCAAGTGTGTGCGGCTTGGCGTGACGGACGGAACCATCAGGATGTCGGACGGCACCTTCCACTACATCTTTGGATTCGTTGATTTGACCGGGGTGCCGGAGGAACACATCGTGGACTACAAGTACAAGGCGAATCTCCCGGCGCCGACCATTGAAGTCAAAGAAGGGCAGGATCTGTACATCACCGAGACCAACCTGGGATTTTTCGTCCGGGTGGATCTCGCTGACCCGCATACCCTGCACTTCCACGGCTTTCCGCACGCCATGGCGATTTTCGACGGCGTGCCCGAGCTGTCGGTGATGGTGCCTCCATACAGCGACTTCACCTACTACTACAAGGTCAATGACCCGGGAACTTACCCCTACCACTGCCACTTTGAACCAACCGAGCACATCCAATTGGGCATGGTCGGAACGATCATCGTCAAACCGGCGCAGGACACGCCTTCCGCCACGTTCGCGTATAACGACGGAGGACTAGCGCCGAACACGCAGTATGACGTGGCGTACAACTTACTCCTTCAAGAGCTGGACGCCGAGAAGCACCATAACCTGGACACGATCCAGGAGGGGCAGACCCAGTGGCACACCTTCCGGCCGCACTACTATACCCTCAACGGCCGCTCCTATCCCGACACCGTGGTTTCAAGGGACGCCCCGTGTCTGCCCGGCTGCATGTACAACAGAGAAGACTATTTTTCCCAGCCGATCTCCTCACTGATCACGGCGCAGCCCAACCAGCGCGTGCTGATCCGGCTGGTGAACCTGGGATTTCAGACCCACACCGTGACAATCCCCGGCATTCGCATGCACGTGGTGGGTGAGGACGCCAAGCTCCTGCGGGGCCCGGATCCTGACGGCGCAGGGCCGTTGGTTGGGAAGGATTTGTCGTTTAAGAAGACCGTGTACTCGATGGCTGGCGGCAAGACCGCCGACATCATCATCGACACGACCGGGTTGAACCCGGGCGAGACCTATTTCCTGCACGCGCGGG